One part of the Parambassis ranga chromosome 8, fParRan2.1, whole genome shotgun sequence genome encodes these proteins:
- the p3h4 gene encoding endoplasmic reticulum protein SC65: MMMLLSSVCLAFLIPTLVVEAQYEKYSFKGFPQKDIMPLDSAYSYALEQYAEQNWAESLKFLELSLRLHRLLRDSEAFCSLNCSSVRRDNDSLHDDSSLRVVRHILLRAACLKKCKGDFPVFKLTYPRRDLLETFEKRIPYRYIQYAYYQLNNLEKAVAAAHTFLKKNPNDPHLTKNMNYYKTLFDVEEYLIDHEEQPYESVFLKSVTLYNSGDFSSSARNMEQAITQYFEIYSLCLGGCEGSYEITEFKDFYPTMADLYMEVLKCKVKCEDQLTPNVGGFFVEKFVATMYHYLQFSYYKLNDVKNAAPCAASYMLFDPKDQVMQQNVAYYHFYREQWGLQEIDFEPRPEALRYFNQTTKQKEMLEFALNYLQTDDEDVVSPEEMATSHSESPDAEFEGMGDYEESFLAEWWQEPKSKWDTGEIVD, encoded by the exons atgatgatgctcCTGAGCAGCGTGTGCCTGGCCTTTCTCATCCCCACCCTGGTGGTGGAGGCTCAGTATGAGAAGTACAGCTTTAAAGGTTTCCCTCAGAAGGACATCATGCCGCTGGACTCCGCGTACAGCTACGCGTTGGAGCAGTACGCGGAGCAGAACTGGGCAGAGAGCCTCAAGTTTCTGGAGCTGAGTTTGCGGCTCCACCGGCTTCTGCGGGACAGCGAGGCTTTCTGCAGCCTCAACTGTAGCTCCGTCCGCCGAGACAACGACAGCCTGCACGACGACAGCAGCCTACGCGTCGTGCGCCACATCCTACTGAGGGCTGCGTGTCTTAAAAAGTGCAAGGGAgattttccagtgtttaaacTCACCTACCCACGGAGGGATTTACTTGAAACATTCGAGAAAAGGATACCGTATCGGTACATTCAGTACGCATACTACCAG CTCAACAACTTGGAGAAGGCTGTGGCAGCAGCTCACACTTTCCTGAAGAAGAACCCGAACGATCCACATCTGACCAAGAACATGAACTACTACAAGACACTGTTTGATGTAGAGGAATACCTCATTGACCACGAGGAGCAGCCGTATGAA AGTGTTTTTCTGAAAAGCGTGACGCTCTACAACAGCGGGGACTTCAGCAGCAGTGCCAGAAACATGGAGCAGGCCATCACACAATACTTTGAAATATACAGTCTCTGCTTAGGAGGCTGTGAGGGCTCATATGAGATTACAGAGTTTAAAGACTTCTATCCCACCATGGCAG ATCTCTACATGGAGGTGCTGAAATGTAAGGTGAAGTGTGAGGATCAGCTGACGCCCAACGTCGGAGGCTTCTTTGTGGAGAAGTTTGTAGCCACCATGTATCACTACCTCCAGTTTTCATATTATAAAT tgaacgATGTAAAGAACGCCGCCCCGTGTGCAGCCAGTTACATGCTGTTTGACCCCAAAGACCAGGTGATGCAGCAGAACGTGGCATATTATCACTTCTACAGGGAGCAGTGGGGCCTCCAGGAAATCGACTTTGAGCCTCGGCCT gaGGCTCTGAGGTATTTTAACCAGACAACCAAACAGAAGGAGATGCTGGAGTTTGCACTGAACTACCTACAAACAGATGATGAG GATGTGGTGAGTCCAGAAGAAATGGCCACCTCACACTCGGAGAGTCCTGATGCTGAGTTTGAGGGGATGGGAGACTACGAGGAGTCCTTCCTGGCCGAGTGGTGGCAGGAACCCAAATCAAAGTGGGACACTGGAGAGATTGTAGACTGA
- the LOC114440378 gene encoding peptidyl-prolyl cis-trans isomerase FKBP10-like: MDFIIFLDLLLLTPVVIVSSSPGPLVDVVVDRYYIPKVCRREVQTEDFIRYHFNGTFHVDGKKFDSSHDRGKAFISQVGLGRLITGMDRGLQGMCVNERRRITVPPHLAYGSIGTGGVIPPDAVLVYDVLLLDIWNKEDKIQIRTLRKPANCNRTTAPSDFVRYRYNGTLLSGEAFDSSYSKNSTYDTYLGQDDVIKGMEEGLLGMCVGERRIIIIPPFLAYGESGYGTQVPPQATLVFEVLMVDVFNPKDDLIVEVLEVPEGCTRRTVAGDYIRYHYNGTFQDGTPFDSSYQRNSTYNTYIGKGYIIRGMDKALHGLCMGEKRRIKIPPHMAYGEAGVEGLIPGSAVLVFDVHVIDFHNPKDPVGIKVTHKPKECNVTSEADDLIHYHYNCSLMDGTLLYSSDQYDSPSITTLGANKVILGLEKGLSGMCVGERREVVIPPHLGHGENGAGGVPRSAVLHFELELVDLQKGVPEGYMFLWLGDSPDPLFPAMDLNGDKEVPLEEFSAFIRLQVKEGKGRLRPGVDADSIFKDMFDNLDQNRDRKIKEVELTINNQQTRKDEL; encoded by the exons ATGGATTTTATCATATTTTTGGACCTTTTACTTTTGACTCCTGTTGTTATTGTAAGTAGCAGTCCCGGGCCTTTAGTGGACGTTGTCGTGGATCGGTACTACATCCCGAAAGTTTGTCGTCGAGAAGTGCAGACCGAAGACTTTATACGTTATCACTTTAACGGCACCTTCCATGTGGACGGGAAAAAGTTTGACTCCAG CCATGACCGAGGCAAAGCCTTCATCAGCCAGGTGGGCCTGGGCAGACTCATCACAGGGATGGACCGGGGTCTTCAGggcatgtgtgtgaatgagcgCAGGAGGATCACAGTCCCCCCACACCTGGCATATGGAAGCATAGGAACAG GTGGTGTAATCCCTCCTGATGCTGTGCTGGTGTATGATGTCCTCCTGTTGGACATATGGAACAAAGAGGACAAGATCCAGATCCGCACGCTCAGAAAACCCGCAAACTGCAATCGGACCACCGCTCCATCAGATTTTGTCCGATACCGCTATAATGGCACCCTGCTCTCTGGTGAGGCGTTTGATTCCAG TTACTCAAAGAATTCAACCTACGATACCTACCTGGGACAAGACGACGTCATCAAAGGAATGGAAGAGGGGCTTCTGGGAATGTGTGTCGGAGAGAGGCGGATCATTATTATCCCTCCCTTCCTGGCTTATGGAGAGAGCGGCTATG GTACTCAAGTCCCTCCTCAGGCGACTCTGGTGTTTGAGGTGCTGATGGTCGATGTGTTTAACCCTAAGGATGATCTGATTGTGGAGGTGCTGGAGGTTCCTGAAGGCTGCACCCGCAGAACAGTTGCCGGGGATTACATTCGCTACCACTACAACGGCACCTTCCAAGATGGTACACCCTTTGACTCGAG CTACCAGCGGAACAGCACGTACAACACTTACATTGGCAAGGGATACATAATCCGTGGGATGGACAAAGCTCTGCATGGCCTGTGCatgggagagaagaggaggatcaAAATTCCTCCTCACATGGCATATGGTGAAGCAGGTGTTG AAGGCCTCATTCCAGGCTCTGCTGTGCTGGTCTTTGACGTTCATGTCATTGACTTCCACAACCCCAAAGATCCAGTTGGTATCAAAGTTACCCACAAGCCTAAGGAATGTAACGTGACCAGTGAGGCGGATGATTTAATTCACTATCACTATAACTGCTCCTTGATGGACGGCACCCTGCTGTATTCCTC GGACCAGTATGACTCTCCTTCCATCACTACTCTGGGAGCAAATAAGGTGATCCTAGGTCTGGAGAAAGGTTTGAGCggcatgtgtgtgggtgagaggAGAGAAGTGGTCATTCCTCCTCACTTGGGGCATGGTGAAAATGGAG CTGGAGGAGTTCCCAGAAGTGCAGTGCTCCATTTTGAGTTAGAGTTGGTGGATCTGCAGAAGGGTGTGCCTGAAGGCTACATGTTCTTGTGGCTTGGAGACAGCCCTGATCCCCTTTTTCCTGCTATGGACCTTAATGGGGACAAAGAGGTCCCTCTAGAGGAG ttttCAGCCTTCATTAGGCTCCAAGTTAAAGAGGGAAAAGGTCGACTTCGGCCAGGGGTTGATGCTGACAGCATCTTTAAGGACATGTTTGATAACCTGGACCAAAATAGAGATAGGAAGATCAAAGAAGTTGAACTCACAATCAACAACCAACAAACGAGAAAAGATGAGTTGTAA
- the LOC114439652 gene encoding cytosolic 5'-nucleotidase 3-like, with the protein MIPELSNPSVLMRDPQRVQEILESMVKAGSNTLQVISDFDMTLTRFAHNGKRCPTCHSILDNSKLISEDCKEKLAGLLNTYYPIEIDSSRSVEEKLPLMVEWWTKAHELLVAQKIRKDLLSMAVRESGAMLREGYQLFFDHLHKHSIPLLIFSAGIGDILEEVIQQAGVFHPNVKVFSNYMDFDESGVLKAFKGELIHIYNKREGALLNPGHFQELRTRPNVLLMGDSIGDLTMADGVQDMENILKIGFLNDKVEERKQPYLDSYDIVLIKDETLEVPNAILLYLTGSK; encoded by the exons ATG ATCCCAGAGTTGTCCAACCCCTCAGTTTTAATGAGGGACCCACAGAGGGTACAAGAGATCCTTGAGTCCATGGTGAAGGCTGGCTCCAACACTCTGCAG GTGATCTCAGATTTTGACATGACCCTAACAAGATTTGCACACAATGGGAAAAGGTGTCCTACGTGTCACA GTATCCTCGACAACAGCAAACTCATCTCTGAAGACTGCAAAGAAAAA CTAGCAGGACTGCTCAACACATACTACCCCATTGAGATCGACTCTTCACGTTCAGTAGAAGAGAAGCTGCCTCTTATGGTCGAGTG GTGGACTAAAGCTCATGAGCTCCTGGTAGCGCAGAAAATCAGAAAGGACCTTTTATCCATGGCGGTGCGTGAGTCTGGTGCCATGCTGAG GGAAGGCTACCAGCTCTTCTTCGAccatctgcacaaacacagcatcccTCTACTCATCTTCTCCGCTGGGATAGGAGACATCCTGGAGGAGGTGATTCAACAAGCCGGCGTTTTCCACCCCAACGTCAAAGTCTTCTCTAACTACATGGATTTTGATGAGTCT GGGGTGTTAAAGGCCTTCAAGGGAGAGCTGATTCACATCTACAATAAAAGAGAAGGTGCGCTGCTCAACCCGGGGCATTTCCAGGAGCTGCGGACGAGGCCCAATGTCCTGCTGATGGGAGACTCTATAGGAGATCTGACCATGGCAGATGGAGTTCAGGACATGGAGAACATCCTCAAGATTGGGTTCCTCAATGACAAG gtggaggagaggaagcagcCATACCTGGACTCATATGACATTGTGCTGATAAAGGATGAAACCTTGGAAGTCCCTAATGCTATTCTCCTCTACCTAACTGGCAGTAAGTGA
- the LOC114439611 gene encoding cytosolic 5'-nucleotidase 3-like, whose protein sequence is MIPELSNPSVLMRDPQRVQEILESMVKAGSNTLQVISDFDMTLTRFAHNGKRCPTCHSILDNSKLISEDCKEKLAGLLNTYYPIEIDSSRTVEEKLPLMVEWWTKAHELLVAQKIRKDLLSVAVRESGAMLREGYQLFFDHLHKHSIPLLIFSAGIGDILEEVIHQAGVFHPNVKVFSNYMDFDESGVLKAFKGELIHVYNKREGALLNPGHFQELRTRRNVLLMGDSIGDLTMADGVQDMENILKIGFLNDKVEERKQPYLNSYDIVLIKDETLEVPNAILLYLTGIHLCWYRCCLSVCT, encoded by the exons ATG ATCCCAGAGTTGTCCAACCCCTCAGTTTTAATGAGGGACCCACAGAGGGTACAAGAGATCCTTGAGTCCATGGTGAAGGCTGGCTCCAACACTCTGCAG GTGATCTCAGATTTTGATATGACCCTAACAAGATTTGCACACAATGGGAAAAGGTGTCCTACGTGTCACA GTATCCTCGACAACAGCAAACTCATCTCTGAAGACTGCAAAGAAAAA CTAGCAGGACTGCTCAACACATACTACCCCATTGAGATCGACTCTTCACGTACAGTAGAAGAGAAGCTGCCTCTTATGGTCGAGTG GTGGACTAAAGCTCATGAGCTCCTGGTAGCGCAGAAAATCAGAAAGGACCTTTTATCCGTGGCGGTGCGTGAGTCTGGTGCCATGCTGAG GGAAGGCTACCAGCTCTTCTTCGAccatctgcacaaacacagcatcccTCTACTCATCTTCTCCGCTGGGATAGGAGACATCCTGGAGGAGGTGATTCATCAAGCCGGCGTTTTCCACCCCAACGTCAAAGTCTTCTCTAACTACATGGATTTTGATGAGTCT GGGGTGTTAAAGGCCTTCAAGGGAGAGCTGATTCACGTCTACAATAAAAGAGAAGGTGCGCTGCTCAACCCGGGGCATTTCCAGGAGCTGCGGACGAGGCGCAATGTCCTGCTGATGGGAGACTCTATAGGAGATCTGACCATGGCAGATGGAGTTCAGGACATGGAGAACATCCTCAAGATTGGGTTCCTCAATGACAAG gtggaggagaggaagcagcCATACCTGAACTCATATGACATTGTGCTGATAAAGGATGAAACCTTGGAAGTCCCTAATGCTATTCTCCTCTACCTAACTGGCATTCATTTATGTTGGTATAGATGCTGTTTATCTGTTTGTACATAA